One segment of Metallosphaera cuprina Ar-4 DNA contains the following:
- a CDS encoding serine/threonine protein kinase, whose translation MKLDDAIRVLYSQTKIVKTDDQKYVVKCYDSSVAVKWYFISSMFRPFPYVANPITRMDREIEFMTYPWKGIKVPRIIDFDTEEKCIVREFVDGNIPSTAEDLISIGSALKEIHNNYFVLGDSKFDNFLINEKIFVIDAEEAIRGSEPELRAWDLLVFFLFVAYKFFQDLKTFERVVQGFLGLYEPERDVVTNMISLRNVQLLSIFPPFHLGTVKKIISEFL comes from the coding sequence ATGAAGTTAGATGATGCTATTAGAGTTTTGTACTCACAGACTAAGATAGTGAAAACAGATGACCAGAAGTACGTTGTGAAATGCTACGACTCAAGCGTAGCTGTAAAGTGGTATTTTATATCGTCCATGTTTAGACCCTTTCCATATGTGGCTAACCCTATAACTAGAATGGACAGGGAAATAGAGTTCATGACCTACCCTTGGAAAGGGATCAAAGTTCCAAGGATAATCGACTTCGATACGGAGGAGAAGTGTATAGTGAGGGAGTTCGTGGATGGAAATATTCCCAGCACGGCAGAAGATCTAATTAGTATAGGTTCCGCACTAAAGGAAATACACAACAACTACTTCGTGTTGGGCGACTCAAAATTTGATAACTTCCTGATAAATGAAAAAATTTTCGTAATTGATGCGGAAGAGGCTATAAGAGGATCTGAGCCAGAGCTGAGAGCTTGGGACCTTCTCGTGTTTTTCCTCTTTGTAGCGTATAAATTTTTTCAGGACCTCAAAACCTTTGAGAGAGTTGTCCAAGGTTTTTTAGGATTATATGAGCCAGAAAGGGACGTAGTTACGAACATGATAAGCCTTAGGAATGTACAACTTCTATCTATCTTTCCACCCTTTCACCTAGGAACGGTGAAAAAGATTATTTCCGAATTTTTATAA
- the folE gene encoding GTP cyclohydrolase I, whose amino-acid sequence METSLSKEKLEEEIAKRVREILELLGEDPNREGLVETPHRVARAFLEMTSALRNSQPELKVFNLEANGTEYEQDQIVLASDIQFSSLCEHHLLPFVGKIHVAYVIGEEKKVAGFSKIIRIVNYYASKPQIQERLVSEIADAIMNSDLQPRGVMVIGDAIHMCSYVRGVKDKEARLLSVASRGLFKTNRSLRNNVFRMLEISNKRGFRLA is encoded by the coding sequence ATGGAAACATCCTTAAGCAAGGAAAAGTTAGAAGAGGAGATAGCAAAGAGAGTGAGGGAGATTCTAGAACTTCTCGGTGAGGACCCTAATAGGGAGGGCTTAGTGGAGACACCCCATAGAGTGGCTAGAGCTTTCCTAGAGATGACTTCAGCGCTGAGGAACTCTCAACCTGAACTTAAGGTTTTCAATCTCGAGGCAAACGGAACAGAGTACGAACAAGACCAGATTGTGTTAGCCTCTGACATTCAGTTCTCCTCCCTTTGTGAGCACCATCTGTTACCGTTTGTAGGAAAGATACACGTAGCGTACGTAATTGGAGAGGAAAAGAAAGTTGCAGGATTTAGTAAGATAATCAGGATAGTCAACTATTACGCTTCAAAGCCACAAATACAGGAAAGATTAGTGAGCGAAATAGCGGATGCCATAATGAATAGCGATCTGCAACCTAGAGGCGTGATGGTTATAGGGGATGCTATACATATGTGCTCTTACGTGAGAGGGGTAAAGGATAAGGAGGCCAGACTGCTCTCAGTGGCTAGTAGAGGTTTATTCAAAACTAACAGATCTCTTAGAAATAATGTATTTAGAATGTTAGAGATTTCAAACAAGAGGGGATTCAGATTAGCATAA
- a CDS encoding RsmB/NOP family class I SAM-dependent RNA methyltransferase produces MNGPELLYDEFVLGELGKVYGSSLNEFLESLGRPNSRLYVRVNTLRLKEVRFEEGLKEDEDFEEAYYAEVKGPNRLEMLETKVVVDKRTAESAMLGANVYKPGIKRIEGKGSKVSVLSDSGHHVANGFLKRDDWTVQVTESIYVSPKISELDVIKSGLAISQGKASMYVARIVDPKPGERIVDMNAFPGGKLTHIYQLEPKVNLVGFDHSQKKIEKLRSKLELLKMPIRVYVADSRYLDRDLGIKDVDKVIIDPPCSALGVRPKLYDKKDKNDILNFSSYQKQFINSAWAILKRGGTLVYSTCTTTLQENEEVISDPRFEIEFSLRFHPNVHDITGFFIAKLIKR; encoded by the coding sequence TTGAATGGTCCTGAACTTTTATACGACGAGTTCGTTTTGGGAGAGTTAGGGAAGGTCTATGGTAGTTCTCTTAACGAATTCCTTGAGTCCTTAGGTAGACCGAACTCAAGGCTATACGTGAGAGTTAACACCTTACGTTTGAAAGAAGTGAGGTTTGAAGAAGGTCTTAAGGAAGACGAGGATTTTGAGGAGGCGTATTACGCAGAGGTTAAGGGACCCAATAGGCTCGAAATGTTAGAAACTAAAGTAGTCGTAGATAAGAGAACTGCTGAGAGCGCGATGTTGGGAGCCAACGTTTATAAACCCGGGATAAAGAGGATCGAGGGAAAGGGTTCAAAGGTTTCAGTTTTATCAGACTCCGGACATCACGTGGCTAACGGTTTTCTAAAAAGGGACGATTGGACGGTCCAAGTTACTGAGTCTATATACGTCTCCCCAAAGATCTCAGAGCTAGACGTGATAAAGTCAGGGTTAGCTATATCTCAGGGAAAGGCCTCTATGTACGTGGCTAGGATAGTGGACCCTAAACCTGGCGAGAGAATAGTTGACATGAACGCGTTTCCAGGAGGGAAGTTAACGCACATCTATCAGTTAGAGCCCAAAGTCAACTTGGTAGGTTTCGATCATTCGCAAAAGAAGATAGAGAAATTGAGGAGTAAACTTGAACTTCTCAAGATGCCTATAAGAGTTTACGTAGCGGATTCTAGGTATTTAGATAGAGATCTTGGGATTAAGGATGTAGATAAAGTGATAATAGATCCACCGTGCTCGGCTTTAGGGGTTAGACCTAAATTATATGACAAGAAGGATAAAAATGATATATTAAATTTCTCCTCTTATCAAAAACAATTCATTAATTCTGCATGGGCAATACTTAAACGAGGTGGAACTCTAGTTTACTCCACATGTACCACTACGCTGCAAGAGAACGAGGAGGTAATTTCTGATCCACGATTTGAGATCGAGTTTTCGCTGAGGTTCCATCCCAACGTTCACGATATTACCGGATTCTTTATAGCGAAGCTGATTAAAAGATGA
- a CDS encoding ATP-binding cassette domain-containing protein produces the protein MIDVDVTKKINSFILKARMEDEGIICITGHNGSGKTTLLNIVAGFIKQDSGHVIVSGKDVSTLPPEERGVVYVAQDSFIPSLTVDKHLNFALKLRKGMRSTEELANVKQKFSINFSGKMKELSLGQRERVAIATAVLRKPSVLLIDEALSNISDKEAFIKSLIDVRRSYGFDLVFTTQDQEDSAYADHHYVMSKGTLIKRF, from the coding sequence ATGATAGATGTCGATGTTACAAAAAAGATCAACAGTTTTATTTTAAAAGCCAGGATGGAGGATGAAGGAATCATTTGTATAACTGGTCATAATGGATCTGGTAAGACTACTCTATTAAACATTGTAGCGGGATTCATTAAGCAGGACTCAGGTCACGTTATAGTCTCAGGTAAGGACGTGTCTACATTACCACCAGAGGAAAGAGGGGTAGTATATGTTGCACAGGACTCGTTTATTCCGTCCCTGACGGTAGATAAGCACCTGAATTTCGCCCTGAAGCTTAGAAAAGGGATGCGAAGCACAGAGGAGTTAGCTAATGTAAAACAGAAGTTTTCGATTAACTTTTCAGGTAAGATGAAGGAGTTGAGTCTAGGCCAAAGGGAGAGGGTGGCGATAGCTACTGCGGTTCTTAGAAAACCTTCTGTTTTATTGATAGATGAGGCGTTATCTAACATTAGCGACAAGGAAGCTTTCATAAAGAGCTTGATTGACGTAAGGAGATCTTACGGATTTGATCTAGTTTTTACGACCCAGGATCAGGAAGATTCCGCTTATGCAGATCATCATTACGTGATGAGTAAAGGAACTTTGATTAAAAGATTCTAG
- a CDS encoding gamma carbonic anhydrase family protein codes for MPVEDFLGKKPRINPEAYVHPTSYIIGDVEIGRLSSVWHYSVIRGDNDMITLGEGTNVQENCSLHTDRGFKIRIGDFVSIGHNAVIHGAEVGNNVIIGMGAILLNGARVGDNVIIGAGAVVTEGKEIPSNSLALGVPAKVLRKLTQEEINMIKRNALEYIEEIKILRKSHN; via the coding sequence ATGCCTGTTGAAGATTTCTTGGGGAAAAAGCCCAGAATTAATCCAGAGGCATACGTACATCCTACCTCATACATAATTGGTGATGTGGAAATTGGTCGGCTCTCCAGTGTTTGGCACTACTCAGTAATAAGGGGAGATAACGATATGATAACCTTAGGTGAGGGTACAAACGTTCAAGAGAACTGTTCTTTGCACACAGATAGAGGTTTTAAGATAAGGATAGGCGATTTCGTAAGTATAGGTCACAACGCCGTAATTCACGGTGCAGAGGTTGGAAACAACGTAATAATAGGAATGGGAGCTATACTACTTAATGGAGCTAGAGTTGGGGATAACGTCATAATAGGGGCCGGAGCTGTTGTGACAGAAGGTAAAGAGATTCCATCGAATAGCCTGGCGCTTGGCGTGCCTGCAAAGGTTTTGAGAAAGTTGACTCAGGAGGAAATCAACATGATTAAAAGAAACGCCTTAGAATACATTGAAGAAATAAAAATTCTTAGAAAATCTCATAACTAG
- a CDS encoding DsrE/DsrF/DrsH-like family protein produces MGKLTILLADNSMDKLYHGLVLALDARSLDWAVKFFVTSQAVAIFTKENKGKSKLKLGFLAKLFVKAEMKRMGLPDPSVLIDEAIKEGVEFYVDEVGLKIAHIGRGDLLENVKLSGGITFLKEAQDSDVVVTL; encoded by the coding sequence ATGGGTAAGCTAACTATACTGCTTGCGGATAACAGCATGGACAAACTATATCACGGCCTCGTTTTAGCTCTTGACGCAAGATCATTAGATTGGGCAGTGAAGTTTTTTGTGACCTCTCAAGCGGTGGCCATTTTCACGAAAGAAAATAAGGGAAAATCAAAGCTTAAATTGGGTTTCCTAGCCAAACTATTCGTAAAGGCTGAGATGAAAAGGATGGGATTGCCTGATCCTTCAGTGTTAATAGACGAGGCAATAAAGGAGGGTGTGGAGTTCTACGTAGATGAGGTAGGGTTAAAGATAGCTCACATAGGGAGAGGAGATCTTTTAGAGAACGTTAAATTGTCAGGCGGAATAACTTTCCTCAAGGAGGCCCAGGACTCTGACGTGGTGGTGACGCTATGA
- a CDS encoding sulfurtransferase TusA family protein, producing the protein MKVIKTNEVCPVVILKVMREWRTVSGEEELMVRTPWEAVTQELEKWCNETGNQYLGYTKENGEFVIRLKLRR; encoded by the coding sequence ATGAAGGTGATCAAAACCAACGAGGTGTGCCCAGTAGTGATATTAAAGGTAATGAGAGAATGGAGAACGGTTTCAGGCGAGGAGGAGCTTATGGTAAGGACACCTTGGGAGGCAGTGACTCAGGAACTGGAGAAATGGTGCAACGAGACCGGGAATCAATATCTGGGATATACGAAAGAGAACGGAGAGTTCGTTATAAGGTTAAAATTGAGAAGATAA
- the moaA gene encoding GTP 3',8-cyclase MoaA, translating to MIDRYGRPLEDLRVTLTHVCNFSCFFCHMEGEGTQSVVGLSPEQIGLVAKVSVEFGVKTVKLTGGEPTLRRDLPEIIRTIKLSGVREVSLTTNGFLLSNIAGKLKEAGLDRINVSLHALSKERFKDVTGVDGLDRVIEGIKEAKRQGLRPIKLNYVLTKRNDSEIENIIRFSETNEIDELHLIELHPVGLGKSSFSYHMSMEKIEKDIANIAIKSEIRNKHFRPRYTLPSGLVIEIVKPYANPIFCAGCNRIRLTVDGRLKTCLYRDDREIDILYALSSSSLSYEEKLELIRHAFEIAISIREPNFKYLTKVETLQT from the coding sequence ATGATTGACAGATACGGTAGACCATTAGAAGATCTCAGAGTAACCTTAACTCACGTGTGCAACTTCTCCTGCTTCTTTTGTCATATGGAAGGAGAGGGAACTCAAAGTGTTGTAGGCCTTTCGCCGGAGCAAATAGGACTAGTAGCTAAGGTCAGTGTAGAGTTCGGGGTCAAGACGGTGAAATTGACAGGTGGAGAGCCAACGTTAAGGAGAGACCTCCCTGAGATAATACGTACGATAAAGCTGTCAGGCGTAAGAGAAGTCTCGTTAACTACTAACGGGTTCTTGCTCTCTAATATAGCTGGGAAGCTGAAGGAGGCAGGATTGGATAGAATAAACGTGAGCCTTCACGCTCTAAGCAAGGAAAGGTTTAAAGACGTTACAGGAGTGGACGGCCTTGACAGGGTCATCGAAGGTATAAAAGAAGCGAAAAGGCAAGGCTTGAGACCGATTAAGCTAAACTATGTCTTAACAAAGAGGAACGATAGCGAGATAGAGAACATAATTCGGTTCAGTGAGACTAACGAAATAGATGAGCTCCATTTGATAGAACTTCATCCTGTTGGATTAGGCAAGTCCTCCTTTTCCTATCACATGAGCATGGAGAAAATAGAGAAAGATATAGCTAATATTGCAATAAAGTCTGAAATTAGAAATAAACACTTTAGACCTAGATATACCTTACCATCTGGTCTTGTCATAGAGATAGTTAAACCCTATGCCAACCCAATTTTCTGCGCCGGTTGCAACAGAATCAGGTTAACTGTAGACGGAAGGCTGAAGACTTGTTTGTACAGAGACGACAGGGAAATAGACATATTGTATGCTCTATCCTCTAGTAGCCTTAGCTATGAGGAGAAGTTGGAGCTGATCAGACATGCGTTTGAGATAGCAATTTCTATTAGGGAGCCAAACTTTAAGTATTTGACTAAAGTTGAGACTTTACAAACTTGA
- a CDS encoding pyridoxal-phosphate dependent enzyme yields the protein MRIVYSNKVYFDPIQLLEENWPTPLLKLSIGQDVWGKLEFYNPFSRSIKDRTAIYLFKEALKREAKKITEATSGNIGIALSSLSAIYDREFVAFIPSQAPKAFKIAMKILGTEVIEAGKSTNDLLPIVKEFAKSSGSYHLNQFNSPLNVKAHVETTAREIDEQLRSVDRFPQRIIATMGTGGHVTGISKYFKEKYKDEVEIIGVEPAENNRIPGIKRQNGDTLVNNAIIDRVMDITSKEAIQGVIKVARSSGIIIGISSGATVAAYEKLSDDKTTVLIFPDDGFKYLDELYQSMSEE from the coding sequence ATGCGTATTGTGTACTCAAATAAAGTCTATTTTGATCCCATCCAACTATTAGAAGAAAACTGGCCCACACCTCTTCTTAAATTATCTATAGGTCAAGACGTATGGGGGAAACTAGAGTTCTACAATCCATTCAGTCGAAGCATAAAGGATAGAACCGCTATCTATCTCTTCAAGGAAGCTCTTAAACGTGAAGCTAAGAAAATAACTGAGGCTACGTCAGGTAACATTGGGATAGCCCTCTCCTCTCTATCAGCAATCTATGACAGAGAGTTCGTAGCGTTCATACCTAGTCAAGCTCCTAAGGCTTTCAAAATAGCTATGAAGATTCTTGGCACAGAAGTGATCGAGGCTGGGAAATCAACTAACGATTTACTACCCATCGTGAAGGAGTTCGCTAAAAGCTCAGGTAGCTACCATCTAAATCAGTTTAACAGTCCTCTAAACGTTAAGGCTCACGTTGAGACAACCGCTAGGGAGATAGACGAACAGTTGAGGTCTGTAGACAGGTTTCCTCAAAGAATAATTGCTACAATGGGCACAGGAGGTCACGTGACTGGAATCTCAAAGTATTTTAAAGAAAAATATAAGGACGAGGTTGAGATAATAGGAGTTGAACCTGCGGAAAACAACAGAATACCAGGTATAAAGAGGCAAAATGGAGACACGCTAGTTAACAACGCGATCATAGATAGAGTAATGGATATAACGTCTAAAGAGGCGATACAAGGTGTCATTAAGGTGGCTAGATCGTCAGGCATAATCATAGGAATAAGCTCTGGTGCTACAGTAGCCGCCTACGAAAAGCTCTCGGATGATAAGACCACCGTGTTGATATTTCCAGACGACGGTTTCAAGTACCTAGACGAGCTATACCAATCTATGTCAGAGGAATGA
- a CDS encoding class I adenylate-forming enzyme family protein, giving the protein MSIGKVLEKWSKEIPNGYLIPEKLTYEQAADRVSRLASSISEGSVVAHFMFNSIDSVLTYIAGFWAGAKVVAIDPLTSSEDLRFILEDSSPDVIFTDDETQKREREVLKDFRSVIPSFNSEMRINARDYEDRTPGLSYYYAGIAGRTMEVIHSGLRVELNNRVLYETIGLNRISTVLTVPIAHVLGNSVLGVTLESGGELVPIKKFDPIEVSNLINKYSMNFLATVPMVYDSLIESGHGLSSLKVCISTAAPLFPKTINGFREKFNKNIVQQYGFTEGLVLTVQPLDVNDVITIGKPMKGVEIKVVKEDKTLSKPGETGELWVKAPWLMLGYSDESENSLVWEDGWLKTGDLVSFDERGLLYFKGVKKRMLKYKGYPIFPRDLELMLMSHPGVKEARVYGEDAGNMGQQPVANVVVKDGYRIKEDELLNYVNSRVAFYKRLKRINFVNRLD; this is encoded by the coding sequence ATGAGCATAGGGAAGGTTCTAGAAAAGTGGAGCAAAGAAATACCTAACGGTTATTTAATCCCTGAAAAGCTCACTTATGAGCAGGCTGCGGATAGGGTATCAAGGCTTGCCTCAAGCATTTCGGAAGGTTCGGTAGTTGCCCATTTCATGTTCAACTCGATAGACTCCGTTCTAACTTATATTGCAGGTTTTTGGGCTGGAGCAAAAGTAGTTGCTATAGATCCGTTGACCTCATCAGAGGACTTAAGGTTTATTCTAGAGGACTCATCACCCGATGTGATCTTTACAGACGACGAGACACAAAAGCGTGAGAGGGAGGTATTGAAAGACTTTCGTTCTGTCATTCCCTCCTTTAATTCAGAGATGAGGATCAATGCGAGAGACTACGAAGACAGAACGCCAGGTCTATCTTATTATTACGCAGGGATCGCGGGGAGAACAATGGAGGTAATCCACAGTGGACTAAGAGTGGAGCTAAACAACAGAGTCTTATATGAAACGATAGGTCTCAACAGGATTTCCACCGTACTCACAGTACCTATAGCCCATGTTCTGGGAAATAGTGTACTCGGCGTTACGCTAGAGTCGGGAGGTGAGCTCGTCCCAATAAAGAAATTTGACCCCATTGAGGTTAGTAATTTAATAAACAAGTACTCAATGAATTTCTTAGCAACAGTACCAATGGTTTACGACTCGTTAATTGAAAGCGGCCATGGATTGAGCTCACTGAAGGTTTGCATTAGCACAGCCGCACCTTTGTTCCCAAAAACTATCAATGGGTTTAGGGAGAAGTTTAACAAGAACATAGTTCAACAGTACGGTTTTACAGAGGGCTTAGTGCTTACTGTTCAACCTTTGGATGTTAATGACGTCATTACTATTGGTAAGCCGATGAAAGGAGTGGAAATTAAGGTCGTAAAGGAAGATAAGACTCTAAGCAAACCAGGAGAGACGGGTGAGTTATGGGTAAAAGCGCCGTGGCTGATGTTGGGATATTCAGATGAAAGCGAGAACTCCTTGGTCTGGGAGGACGGATGGCTGAAGACCGGTGACTTGGTATCGTTTGACGAAAGAGGGCTTCTGTACTTCAAGGGGGTCAAAAAACGGATGCTAAAGTATAAAGGGTACCCTATATTCCCAAGGGACTTAGAACTCATGCTCATGTCTCACCCTGGCGTAAAGGAAGCTAGAGTGTACGGTGAAGATGCTGGGAACATGGGGCAACAACCTGTAGCAAACGTTGTGGTTAAGGATGGGTACAGAATTAAAGAGGATGAGTTGTTGAACTACGTTAACTCTAGAGTAGCGTTTTATAAGAGGTTAAAGAGAATTAATTTCGTGAACAGACTTGACTAG
- the trxA gene encoding thioredoxin has translation MTSVEELVKEIADKLNRKAKELERKKEDKTLAITDNNIDELLSKNKVVIVDFWAPWCAPCHLYEPVFKRVASKYDNVALFGRLNVDENPKTADKFGVMNIPTTLVFVDGELKETLVGAVDEETLEQAVKKYVHT, from the coding sequence TTGACTAGCGTAGAAGAATTAGTCAAAGAGATAGCAGATAAGCTGAATAGAAAGGCTAAAGAACTTGAGAGAAAGAAGGAGGATAAGACACTTGCGATTACAGACAACAACATTGACGAATTGTTATCGAAGAACAAGGTAGTTATAGTTGATTTTTGGGCTCCATGGTGCGCTCCCTGTCACCTTTATGAGCCTGTTTTCAAGAGGGTGGCTTCTAAGTACGATAACGTAGCCCTGTTTGGAAGACTTAACGTGGACGAAAATCCAAAAACTGCTGATAAATTCGGTGTAATGAACATTCCTACAACATTGGTTTTCGTTGATGGAGAATTGAAAGAAACTCTAGTAGGTGCAGTGGATGAGGAGACTTTAGAGCAAGCGGTGAAAAAATACGTTCACACCTAA
- a CDS encoding aminopeptidase P family protein, whose translation MILGEPNVFYFTGYRGAGGLLDCDGNKVLLAPLLERNRALKVKGIDVKLYYPFKIDDEVIEGNLTTAMKQICKPSPNDQVLVDVGYVPTEIYIQLNSIYNIKNITQEILETRAIKDDQEIEMIKLAQRATAEAMKKAGSSLDKDMTEIELAGLIDMTMRREGAEDYAFPSITAFGENAAEPHHIPTMRSLKSGDTVVVDIGAKYQGYSFDSTRTFLYNCSEKAKKVYETVLEAQLEAIDTVREGVEASTVDKVARSRIERAGYGKYFVHSTGHGVGIEVHENPTISMRSKDLLKEGMVITVEPGIYIENELGVRIEDTLIVRKGKPEVLETVYKAI comes from the coding sequence ATGATACTAGGCGAACCGAACGTCTTCTACTTTACCGGCTATAGAGGAGCCGGTGGTCTGTTAGACTGCGATGGAAATAAGGTCCTGCTGGCTCCCCTTTTAGAGAGGAATAGAGCGCTTAAGGTAAAAGGGATCGACGTTAAACTATACTATCCGTTTAAGATAGACGATGAAGTGATTGAAGGAAATCTGACTACTGCGATGAAACAAATATGCAAGCCGTCGCCTAACGATCAGGTGCTCGTTGATGTAGGATACGTTCCTACTGAGATTTATATTCAGCTAAACTCAATTTATAATATAAAGAATATCACTCAAGAAATACTAGAGACTAGGGCGATAAAAGACGACCAGGAGATAGAGATGATAAAACTTGCACAAAGAGCTACCGCTGAAGCCATGAAAAAGGCCGGGTCCTCACTTGATAAGGATATGACTGAAATTGAGCTAGCAGGACTTATAGACATGACGATGAGACGAGAGGGCGCGGAAGATTACGCTTTCCCATCAATAACGGCCTTTGGAGAAAATGCTGCTGAGCCCCATCACATCCCTACAATGAGGTCCCTGAAGTCCGGAGATACCGTAGTGGTTGATATAGGGGCCAAATATCAAGGCTACTCCTTCGATAGTACCAGAACTTTTCTCTACAACTGCTCCGAAAAGGCAAAGAAAGTGTATGAAACGGTCCTAGAGGCGCAGTTAGAGGCCATAGACACTGTGAGGGAAGGTGTAGAGGCCTCAACTGTTGACAAGGTAGCTCGCTCAAGAATAGAAAGAGCTGGCTATGGAAAGTACTTTGTTCACTCTACTGGACATGGGGTTGGGATAGAGGTTCATGAGAACCCCACTATATCCATGCGATCCAAAGATTTGCTAAAGGAAGGTATGGTAATCACTGTCGAGCCTGGAATATACATCGAGAACGAACTTGGAGTAAGGATAGAAGATACGCTCATAGTGAGGAAGGGAAAACCGGAAGTGCTCGAGACGGTTTATAAAGCGATATAA
- the glnA gene encoding type I glutamate--ammonia ligase yields MPTTPQEAVDYVRKNKIEWIDLQFTDLPGRLQHVTIPAADFTEEEIKNGFGKLDGSSIKGFTTIYESDMVLFPVLESLVSLPWSPSVARVLTKVYWGGGKGRFERDPRYVAETAESVLSSEGYTSYYGPELEFFLFDRVDIDVKTPQQGTGYKITAREAPWNGNGGYIIRYKEGYYPAPPVDQLMDVRLDIVQTLTKHFGFVIEASHHEVATAGQGEIDFRFSTLVETADKLQTLKYVIRNVAAKYGLVPTFMPKPLYGDNGTGMHTHFSLWNKNGKNMMYDPSDEYAELSQTGRYIIGGILHHARSLSAIVSPTVNSYRRLIPGFEAPVYVAWSKGNRSAVIRVPSYYKGMEKAKRIEYRAPDPSTNPYLAFSAIAAAALDGIKKKIDPGNPVDTNIYHLTPEKRKELGIKELPRSLDEALDELESDNEFLKPIFNSSILETYIDLKRDESRTIQMYPHPIEIYYYLDV; encoded by the coding sequence ATGCCTACAACGCCACAAGAAGCGGTTGATTACGTTAGAAAAAATAAAATAGAATGGATTGATTTACAGTTCACTGATCTGCCCGGGAGATTACAACATGTGACAATCCCTGCCGCAGATTTTACTGAAGAGGAGATAAAGAATGGCTTTGGCAAGTTAGATGGCAGTAGCATAAAGGGATTTACCACGATATACGAAAGCGATATGGTGCTCTTTCCAGTTCTCGAATCGCTAGTTTCGCTTCCTTGGTCTCCTTCGGTAGCAAGGGTTTTGACTAAAGTGTATTGGGGAGGAGGAAAGGGAAGATTTGAAAGAGATCCAAGATATGTGGCCGAAACTGCGGAGAGCGTATTGTCGAGCGAGGGTTACACCTCATACTATGGCCCAGAGTTAGAGTTTTTCCTTTTTGATAGGGTCGATATCGATGTAAAGACTCCCCAGCAAGGGACTGGCTATAAGATTACAGCAAGAGAGGCGCCGTGGAATGGGAATGGAGGGTACATAATAAGGTATAAGGAGGGTTATTATCCAGCACCTCCAGTTGACCAGTTAATGGACGTAAGGTTAGATATAGTTCAAACTTTGACAAAACACTTTGGTTTCGTAATAGAAGCTTCTCATCACGAAGTAGCCACTGCTGGTCAGGGAGAGATAGACTTCAGGTTCTCCACACTGGTCGAAACAGCTGACAAGTTACAAACTCTAAAATACGTCATAAGAAACGTAGCAGCTAAGTACGGTTTAGTACCAACCTTTATGCCGAAACCGTTATATGGAGATAACGGCACGGGCATGCACACGCACTTCAGCTTATGGAACAAGAACGGAAAGAACATGATGTATGATCCAAGTGATGAGTACGCAGAGCTTAGCCAAACCGGTAGGTATATAATAGGAGGTATATTGCATCACGCTAGATCCTTATCTGCAATAGTCTCTCCTACCGTAAATAGTTACAGGAGGCTCATACCCGGTTTTGAGGCTCCAGTATACGTAGCGTGGAGTAAAGGAAACAGGAGCGCCGTGATCAGGGTACCTTCCTATTATAAAGGTATGGAAAAGGCTAAGAGAATAGAGTACAGAGCTCCGGATCCCTCAACCAATCCGTACCTGGCCTTCTCTGCCATAGCTGCTGCAGCACTAGATGGAATAAAGAAGAAAATTGATCCTGGAAACCCGGTGGATACTAACATCTATCATCTTACCCCAGAGAAGAGAAAAGAACTAGGTATAAAGGAGCTGCCTAGGTCATTAGACGAGGCTTTAGACGAGCTCGAGTCGGATAACGAGTTCCTTAAACCAATATTTAACTCATCTATATTAGAGACCTACATTGATCTAAAGAGGGACGAAAGTAGAACAATACAGATGTATCCTCATCCAATAGAGATATATTATTACTTGGATGTGTGA